Proteins encoded by one window of Deltaproteobacteria bacterium:
- the rplK gene encoding 50S ribosomal protein L11 encodes MAKKMVAVVKLQCPAGAANPSPPVGPALGQHGVNIMEFCKAFNARTADQQGLIIPAVISIFSDRTFTFVLKTPPAAVLLKRAAKLAKGSGEPNKTKVGSVSRSQVKEIAQLKLPDLNANDIDAAMRIIEGTARSMGIEVEA; translated from the coding sequence ATGGCCAAGAAAATGGTTGCGGTCGTGAAGCTCCAGTGCCCCGCCGGCGCGGCGAACCCGTCGCCGCCGGTCGGTCCGGCGCTCGGCCAGCACGGCGTGAACATCATGGAGTTCTGCAAGGCGTTCAACGCGCGGACGGCCGATCAGCAGGGCCTGATCATTCCGGCGGTGATCTCGATCTTCTCGGACCGAACCTTCACGTTCGTCCTGAAGACGCCTCCGGCCGCCGTGCTGCTGAAGCGCGCGGCGAAGCTCGCCAAGGGTTCGGGCGAGCCGAACAAGACCAAGGTCGGCAGCGTTTCGCGCAGCCAGGTCAAGGAGATCGCGCAGCTGAAGCTGCCCGATCTGAACGCCAACGACATCGACGCCGCCATGCGAATCATCGAAGGCACGGCGCGCTCGATGGGAATCGAGGTCGAGGCCTGA